One segment of Saprospiraceae bacterium DNA contains the following:
- a CDS encoding GHKL domain-containing protein, translated as MLRRLLLYLVALALLLAVAISASQWDKDTALLQQHADQISAHLEGQEAEAFAWAKEHRAALQAAAQGVPPVQWGELLEGQRSKNYTILVARADSILAWTNNSTLPTNAQLKQILSKKGHLLRRFPAGWFAVRQEPLGENTLVVLLPIRYANSSEGAVAGQIVFPAGKNISPKIEVSPEPTEYAVRVGDKDFCWLKANGAVYSTGLQWVKFVFYGLFFVILFSLVNQFAVQLVERFSPMAGGALLLLVVGGVYWLNQKFDFTGEQFGGLSFFSHPFEVPSRIGKSLGDWLINIGLMAWLMVFFHQHFRAGSLAHFALPIRLALSAAYYLATMMCVLVGVEVLRRLVFYSGIEFDFDNILYSDWSALLAIVGVILLMVGLFLFSHRMMKTVKRVGLSLPLRGIALGVGAVMLFAISSAMSGDMLLAPVTVVALGVLYGALFDTFAHWEAPGFGWVAVWLLLFSVFASQLLYHYNLQKDRDIRFAYSQALADDRDLDVVEAQLPRLLEAFKRDSQRLNVLLKPWPFKPKASDLRNYFNDLIFENHYLFQHYRLDVFAFDRGEEPILLEQPQGYQHAVEENWNQGKTLPNAPDIRYHTDADGKFRYMLALDCQRMSDPTQPAKVYCFLNHEYPTPARVYAQLFYNLPYKKLKRLPRYDFAVLKRGKLAVEQGLGNGLALYAPIDNGEQRDIETDNPRRVDAVFKSADGQTIASVGRSRGGWHKQVYLFSMLFALASLSLFALAAVNSWLHFLPEKYQFQISTRGSLAKRIQYWTVTIIGITFIVLGAITYQHFRETSKNTQDANLDYRADAVLTSLKTRLVGAAVSSDSLRRMLPLTISDIAGSLLMDANLYASTGDLDYTTQEELSGLGILPSKMSPTALQILTKTNQPELVEPERAAGFDYFTKYLPLRTGQNELLGFLGVPYLLTEGKVGPEVSDFIGMLASLYVLLLLVAFVVTYFLSRSIIRPLSLVSDKIREVKLSQDKNQTLEYQGDEQDEVSELIAEYNRMVDKLEASKVQLVRLEREGAWREMARQVAHDIKNPLTTMKLSMQQLERVSSNPEQAAAYLRKAITRLIEQIDSLAQIASEFSMFANLDIRQKSDVVLNDVVESVYDLFSEQRNVSLDLAIPPERYHILGDKNHLIRVFNNLVINAIQAIPSDREGKIHVSLIRQNGHATVKISDNGGGIPPEIGERVFEPNFTTKTSGSGLGLAICKKIIEAHDGSIRFETRQNEGTDFFVEMPITAVG; from the coding sequence ATGTTGAGACGACTGCTCCTATACTTGGTCGCGCTGGCTCTCCTTTTGGCCGTAGCCATCAGCGCCAGTCAGTGGGACAAAGATACGGCGCTGCTGCAACAGCATGCCGACCAAATTTCCGCTCACTTGGAGGGGCAGGAAGCGGAGGCGTTCGCTTGGGCGAAAGAACACCGTGCGGCCTTGCAAGCCGCCGCTCAGGGTGTGCCCCCAGTCCAATGGGGCGAGCTTCTGGAAGGGCAGCGCTCCAAAAACTACACGATACTGGTTGCGCGGGCTGATTCCATTCTTGCTTGGACGAACAACAGCACGCTACCCACCAACGCCCAACTCAAGCAGATACTTTCCAAAAAGGGTCATTTGCTGCGCCGTTTTCCTGCTGGTTGGTTCGCCGTTCGGCAAGAACCGTTGGGAGAAAACACGCTTGTGGTGCTCCTGCCGATCCGCTATGCCAACAGCTCGGAAGGTGCCGTGGCGGGGCAGATTGTTTTTCCGGCTGGAAAAAACATTTCCCCCAAAATAGAGGTCAGCCCTGAGCCTACGGAGTATGCCGTTCGGGTGGGCGACAAGGATTTTTGCTGGCTCAAGGCGAATGGCGCGGTGTACTCGACGGGACTTCAGTGGGTGAAGTTTGTGTTTTACGGGTTGTTTTTCGTGATTCTGTTCAGTCTTGTCAACCAATTTGCCGTACAGTTGGTGGAGCGTTTTTCCCCAATGGCGGGCGGCGCGCTCTTGCTGTTGGTGGTGGGAGGGGTGTATTGGCTCAATCAAAAGTTCGATTTCACGGGTGAGCAGTTTGGCGGGCTGTCATTTTTTTCTCATCCATTCGAGGTGCCATCGCGCATCGGCAAGTCGCTGGGCGATTGGCTCATCAACATCGGGCTAATGGCGTGGCTCATGGTGTTTTTTCATCAGCATTTTCGCGCGGGCTCATTGGCGCATTTCGCGCTTCCCATTCGCCTTGCGTTGAGCGCGGCGTATTATCTGGCTACTATGATGTGTGTGCTGGTGGGGGTAGAGGTGCTTCGACGGCTGGTGTTCTACTCTGGCATTGAGTTCGATTTCGACAATATACTGTACTCCGACTGGTCGGCGCTTTTGGCTATTGTCGGGGTGATATTGCTCATGGTTGGCTTGTTTTTGTTTAGCCATCGCATGATGAAAACGGTGAAAAGGGTTGGGCTTTCGTTGCCGCTGCGCGGCATCGCGTTGGGCGTGGGCGCGGTGATGCTGTTTGCCATCAGCTCGGCCATGAGTGGCGATATGTTGTTGGCTCCTGTTACGGTGGTGGCATTGGGGGTGCTTTATGGGGCACTGTTCGACACGTTTGCCCATTGGGAGGCGCCTGGGTTTGGGTGGGTAGCCGTGTGGTTGCTTTTGTTTTCGGTTTTCGCTTCTCAGTTGCTTTATCACTACAATTTGCAAAAGGACAGGGACATACGCTTTGCCTATTCTCAAGCATTGGCCGACGACCGCGACTTAGATGTCGTGGAAGCGCAATTGCCTCGTCTATTGGAGGCTTTCAAACGCGATTCCCAACGGCTCAACGTGCTGCTCAAGCCTTGGCCATTCAAGCCGAAGGCGAGCGACCTGCGCAATTATTTCAATGACCTGATTTTTGAAAATCATTACCTGTTTCAGCATTACCGTTTGGATGTTTTTGCGTTCGACCGAGGCGAGGAGCCGATTTTGCTGGAGCAGCCGCAGGGGTATCAACATGCGGTGGAAGAAAATTGGAACCAAGGCAAAACCCTGCCCAACGCGCCCGATATTCGCTACCACACGGATGCTGATGGCAAGTTTCGCTACATGCTGGCGTTGGACTGCCAACGCATGAGCGACCCGACCCAGCCAGCCAAGGTTTATTGTTTTCTCAACCACGAATACCCCACGCCCGCTCGCGTGTATGCGCAATTGTTTTACAATCTGCCCTACAAGAAACTCAAGCGATTGCCGCGCTACGATTTTGCCGTGCTGAAAAGGGGCAAACTCGCGGTGGAGCAAGGCTTGGGCAATGGTCTTGCGCTTTATGCACCCATTGACAATGGCGAGCAACGCGACATTGAGACCGACAACCCGCGTCGTGTTGATGCGGTGTTCAAGAGTGCGGATGGACAGACGATTGCTTCCGTTGGTCGCTCGCGCGGTGGCTGGCACAAGCAGGTTTATTTGTTTTCCATGTTGTTTGCCCTCGCCTCACTATCGTTGTTTGCTTTGGCGGCGGTCAATTCTTGGCTGCATTTTTTGCCTGAGAAATATCAGTTTCAAATCAGCACTCGCGGCTCCCTCGCCAAGCGTATTCAGTATTGGACTGTCACCATCATTGGAATCACTTTTATCGTGTTGGGCGCCATCACTTATCAACATTTTAGGGAAACCTCCAAAAACACCCAAGATGCCAACCTCGACTATCGCGCTGACGCGGTGCTTACCAGCCTAAAAACCCGCCTCGTCGGGGCGGCGGTATCCTCAGATAGCTTGCGACGGATGTTGCCTCTGACTATCTCGGACATTGCTGGCAGCCTTCTGATGGATGCCAATTTGTACGCTTCCACAGGCGACCTTGACTACACCACGCAAGAAGAATTGAGCGGATTGGGCATATTGCCGAGCAAAATGAGCCCCACGGCGTTGCAGATCTTGACCAAAACCAATCAGCCGGAACTGGTAGAGCCTGAAAGAGCCGCTGGTTTTGACTATTTTACGAAATACCTGCCGTTGCGCACTGGACAGAACGAGCTGCTGGGCTTTCTCGGTGTCCCTTATCTGCTGACCGAGGGCAAAGTCGGGCCAGAGGTCTCAGACTTTATCGGTATGCTGGCGAGTTTGTATGTTTTGCTGCTGTTGGTTGCCTTTGTGGTGACTTATTTCCTGTCGCGTTCGATTATTCGCCCGCTGAGCCTTGTTTCGGATAAAATACGCGAGGTAAAACTCAGTCAGGACAAAAACCAGACGCTGGAATATCAAGGCGACGAACAGGATGAGGTGAGCGAGTTGATTGCCGAGTACAACCGAATGGTGGACAAGCTCGAAGCGTCGAAAGTGCAGCTTGTGCGGCTCGAACGCGAGGGCGCTTGGCGCGAAATGGCGCGGCAGGTGGCGCACGACATCAAAAATCCGTTGACCACCATGAAACTTTCCATGCAGCAGCTGGAGCGGGTCTCTTCAAACCCCGAGCAAGCCGCCGCTTATCTGCGCAAGGCCATCACGCGTCTTATCGAACAGATTGATTCGTTGGCGCAAATCGCTTCGGAGTTCTCCATGTTTGCCAACTTGGACATTCGCCAAAAATCGGACGTGGTGCTCAACGATGTCGTGGAAAGCGTCTATGACCTGTTTAGCGAGCAGCGCAACGTATCGCTCGACCTCGCCATACCGCCCGAACGCTATCACATTTTGGGTGACAAAAACCACTTGATCAGGGTGTTCAACAATCTGGTCATCAATGCGATACAAGCGATTCCTTCCGACCGAGAGGGCAAGATACACGTCTCCTTGATTCGACAAAACGGTCATGCTACGGTGAAAATCAGCGACAACGGCGGCGGTATTCCGCCCGAAATCGGCGAGCGTGTGTTTGAGCCTAATTTCACGACCAAAACCTCTGGCAGTGGTCTCGGACTGGCGATTTGCAAAAAAATCATCGAGGCTCACGACGGCAGCATCCGCTTCGAGACGCGGCAAAACGAAGGCACCGACTTTTTCGTGGAAATGCCGATTACCGCTGTCGGTTAA
- a CDS encoding MFS transporter, giving the protein MRLLTRLQLSLMMLLEYFIWGAWFVAMGIYLPAVLKADGAQVGIAYGNAWFGALVSPFFIGLIADRYFSAQKVLGVLHLLGAVLLWYLAQIRDIAVFPWVLLAYSCLYMPTVALTNSVAMGHTDNPERDFPTLRVLGTIGWIVAGIAVNSRSSTDFIFVLPAILSAVLGVFSFFLPDTPPKGQVAGGSVRQVIGLDALALLKDRSYATFFIGAILLCVPLSFYYAFTGDFLTASGVQNVTSVMGLLGQGSEVLFMLLLPLFLMKLGVRNILLIAIVAWVGRYLLLSIGGASLHWPLYMAVLLHGICYDFFFVTGFIYSDQKAGEQYKSSAQGLFTIATYGVGMTFGSYLGGAVADMFTADGVRDWSGLWLVPAGIAASILVLFVLTFRERKKIS; this is encoded by the coding sequence ATGCGACTTCTGACCCGCCTCCAATTATCCCTAATGATGCTGCTCGAGTACTTTATCTGGGGCGCGTGGTTTGTGGCAATGGGCATTTACTTGCCGGCCGTGCTGAAAGCCGATGGTGCCCAAGTGGGCATTGCTTATGGCAACGCATGGTTTGGCGCGCTCGTCTCGCCGTTTTTTATTGGTCTGATTGCCGACCGCTATTTTTCGGCGCAGAAAGTGTTGGGCGTGTTGCATCTGTTGGGGGCTGTGCTGCTTTGGTATTTGGCACAAATCCGCGACATCGCGGTGTTCCCGTGGGTGCTGCTGGCTTATTCCTGCCTCTATATGCCGACGGTGGCGCTCACCAATTCGGTGGCTATGGGGCATACGGACAACCCCGAACGCGATTTTCCCACGTTGCGCGTGTTGGGCACCATTGGCTGGATAGTGGCGGGCATCGCCGTCAACAGTCGTTCCTCCACGGATTTTATTTTTGTCTTGCCTGCGATATTGTCTGCTGTGTTGGGCGTTTTCAGTTTTTTCTTGCCCGACACACCGCCCAAGGGTCAGGTCGCTGGTGGCAGCGTCCGTCAGGTCATAGGGTTGGATGCGCTGGCGCTTCTCAAAGACCGCTCCTACGCCACCTTCTTTATCGGCGCTATTTTGCTCTGCGTTCCTTTGTCTTTTTATTACGCTTTCACGGGCGATTTTCTGACGGCTTCCGGGGTGCAAAACGTGACCTCGGTGATGGGCTTGTTGGGGCAAGGCTCTGAGGTGTTGTTCATGCTCTTGCTCCCGCTTTTCCTGATGAAGTTGGGTGTTCGCAACATCCTTTTGATTGCCATTGTGGCTTGGGTGGGGCGTTATTTGTTGCTCAGCATAGGGGGGGCATCGCTGCATTGGCCGCTTTATATGGCGGTGCTGCTGCACGGGATTTGCTACGATTTCTTTTTCGTGACGGGTTTCATCTACTCTGACCAAAAGGCGGGCGAGCAGTACAAAAGTTCTGCGCAAGGGTTGTTTACTATTGCCACTTATGGTGTGGGCATGACGTTCGGCTCTTATTTGGGCGGAGCGGTGGCCGATATGTTTACAGCTGATGGGGTGCGTGATTGGTCTGGGTTGTGGTTGGTGCCAGCGGGCATTGCGGCGAGCATATTGGTACTGTTTGTCTTGACGTTTAGAGAAAGAAAAAAAATCTCATAG
- a CDS encoding NAD(P)-dependent alcohol dehydrogenase, translating to MKAAVRPRYGPPEALSVREVPMPTPRAREILVKIHAATVNRTDCAMLTGTPFVYRLFIGLWKPKRATTGTDFAGEVVAIGDAVKAYQVGDRVWGFDDIGLSSHAQYAAISERVAMEFIPDKISYEQVVASAEGAHYALNFLKKVKLEAGQKALVNGATGAIGSALLQLLKHRGLFVTAVCGTPHMERVRALGADKIIDYLQSDFTLDDERYHYVFDAVGKSTFGKCKPILARGGIYISSELGPYSQNLFLPLFTRFFSNKKVIFPIPFNIKRSLQTMKKLLEEGRYQPLIDRHYALEDIQEAFRYAASGHKIGNLVVKF from the coding sequence ATGAAGGCCGCCGTTCGGCCCCGATACGGCCCGCCTGAGGCGCTGAGCGTTCGAGAAGTGCCGATGCCTACGCCAAGAGCGCGCGAAATTTTAGTAAAAATACACGCCGCCACGGTCAATCGGACGGATTGCGCCATGCTGACCGGTACGCCGTTCGTGTACCGCCTATTTATCGGCCTCTGGAAACCGAAGCGCGCTACGACGGGCACAGACTTTGCCGGCGAGGTGGTGGCCATCGGCGATGCGGTGAAGGCCTACCAAGTGGGCGACCGGGTGTGGGGCTTTGACGACATCGGCCTTTCTTCCCACGCCCAATATGCGGCCATTTCGGAGCGGGTGGCCATGGAATTCATACCCGACAAAATCAGTTACGAACAAGTGGTAGCCAGTGCGGAAGGAGCGCATTACGCCCTCAATTTTCTAAAAAAAGTAAAATTGGAAGCCGGGCAAAAAGCGTTGGTCAACGGCGCGACGGGTGCCATCGGTTCCGCGCTACTGCAATTGTTGAAACACAGGGGTCTGTTTGTCACTGCGGTTTGTGGCACGCCCCACATGGAGCGAGTACGCGCCCTAGGCGCCGACAAAATCATTGACTACCTCCAAAGCGATTTTACCCTCGACGACGAGCGATACCACTATGTGTTCGACGCGGTGGGTAAAAGCACCTTCGGCAAGTGCAAACCGATATTGGCACGCGGCGGCATCTATATTTCCTCCGAACTGGGACCATATTCCCAAAACTTGTTTCTGCCCTTGTTTACCCGCTTTTTTAGCAACAAAAAGGTGATTTTCCCAATCCCTTTCAATATCAAGCGCAGCCTGCAAACCATGAAAAAATTGTTGGAAGAAGGCCGATATCAACCGTTGATTGACCGCCATTACGCCTTGGAAGATATACAAGAAGCCTTCCGGTATGCGGCAAGCGGACATAAAATTGGGAACTTGGTGGTGAAGTTCTGA
- a CDS encoding acyl-CoA desaturase produces MAVFGFFTVHWFSAIFVQTFFHHRYASHKMFTMNKFWERFFHFLTYLAQGPSYLVPRAYAIMHRMHHAFSDTEQDPHSPNFFKDIFSMMMHTARIYNGLLTNTLKVAPNFLGNYPNWHLLDKFGNSWTSRLLWAAGYIVFYAFFATQWWMYLLLPVHFLMGPVHGAIVNWCGHKYGYRNYNNGDHSKNTLPFDLLLMGELFQNNHHKHPNSPNFAVKRWEFDPIYPVLRVMHGARIIRLRKANGVGLS; encoded by the coding sequence ATGGCTGTTTTCGGTTTTTTCACGGTGCATTGGTTTAGCGCCATTTTTGTGCAAACTTTTTTTCACCATCGCTATGCGTCGCACAAGATGTTCACGATGAACAAGTTCTGGGAGCGATTTTTCCACTTCCTGACTTATCTGGCGCAAGGGCCGTCGTATTTGGTGCCACGGGCTTATGCCATCATGCACCGGATGCACCACGCTTTCTCCGACACGGAGCAAGACCCGCATTCGCCCAATTTTTTCAAGGATATTTTTTCCATGATGATGCACACGGCCAGGATATACAATGGTTTGTTGACCAACACGCTCAAAGTGGCCCCGAACTTTTTGGGCAACTATCCCAATTGGCATTTGCTGGATAAGTTCGGCAATTCGTGGACGTCGCGTCTTTTGTGGGCGGCAGGCTACATCGTTTTTTATGCGTTTTTTGCCACTCAGTGGTGGATGTACCTGCTCTTGCCCGTGCATTTTCTCATGGGGCCTGTGCATGGCGCCATCGTCAACTGGTGCGGCCACAAATATGGCTACCGCAACTACAACAACGGCGACCATTCAAAAAACACGCTACCTTTTGATTTGCTGCTCATGGGAGAATTGTTCCAAAACAACCACCACAAACACCCAAACAGTCCCAATTTTGCGGTGAAACGGTGGGAGTTCGACCCGATTTATCCTGTGTTGCGGGTGATGCACGGGGCGAGGATTATCAGATTGAGAAAGGCGAACGGCGTTGGGTTGAGCTAA
- a CDS encoding serine hydrolase, with translation MRATTLLLFGIYGLTACLPGKKTFRQISPLDAILSDLYRDSLASQVLKNPSDFELQIIYTQIDRDHKGVPMFTTFHHNTDSTRYFYPASTVKMPVALLALEKINHLRRSGYPRLHRDTPYRLDSLRPFQQSLTHAPTAPNGKPSIAHDIRQIFVTSDNLAYNHLFEFLGREYINRQLREKGYTRTGILHRFNYPQRDNRHASPITFYDASGDIFREDEKHDEETWENPQRDTRKGKGWYDTADSLVQEPFDMKLKNWFALTDMEKMLRAVLFPEATPAQHRFSLTDDDYRFLRHYMSIYPRECDFPQYDAATYHDGYVKFFLFGDQNAQWTPAQHPNIRVFNKVGIAYGTLTDVAYIVDSANMVEFILAATLLCNSDGIFNDDQYDYDTVGLPFLAKLGRAVYEYELRRRR, from the coding sequence GTGAGAGCCACCACCCTGCTGCTATTCGGCATTTATGGGCTGACGGCCTGTTTGCCCGGCAAAAAAACGTTTCGACAGATCTCCCCTCTTGATGCCATATTAAGCGACCTGTATAGAGACTCGCTCGCCAGCCAAGTGTTGAAAAACCCGTCAGACTTTGAGCTGCAAATCATTTACACCCAAATTGACCGCGACCACAAGGGCGTGCCCATGTTCACCACCTTCCACCACAACACAGACAGCACTCGATATTTCTACCCCGCCAGCACCGTCAAGATGCCAGTCGCGTTGCTGGCACTCGAAAAAATCAACCATCTGAGGCGCAGCGGCTACCCCCGTCTTCACCGCGACACCCCCTACCGACTCGATTCCCTGCGCCCTTTTCAACAAAGCCTAACCCACGCGCCAACCGCCCCGAACGGCAAACCCTCTATCGCCCACGACATCCGGCAGATTTTTGTGACAAGCGACAACCTTGCCTACAACCACCTCTTTGAATTCCTGGGCAGAGAATACATCAACCGCCAATTGCGCGAAAAAGGCTACACCCGCACAGGCATCCTCCATCGCTTCAACTACCCGCAACGCGACAACCGACACGCCAGCCCCATCACCTTCTACGACGCTTCGGGCGATATTTTCAGGGAAGACGAAAAACATGACGAGGAGACATGGGAAAACCCGCAACGCGACACACGCAAGGGAAAAGGCTGGTACGACACCGCCGACAGCCTCGTGCAGGAGCCTTTCGACATGAAGCTCAAAAATTGGTTTGCCCTCACCGACATGGAAAAAATGCTTCGAGCGGTGTTGTTCCCAGAAGCAACGCCCGCGCAACATCGCTTTTCCCTGACGGACGATGATTACCGCTTTTTGCGGCACTACATGAGCATCTACCCACGCGAGTGCGACTTCCCGCAATACGACGCCGCCACCTACCACGACGGCTACGTCAAATTCTTTCTCTTTGGAGACCAAAACGCGCAATGGACACCAGCGCAACACCCCAACATTCGGGTCTTCAACAAGGTCGGTATCGCCTACGGCACTCTGACCGATGTGGCCTACATCGTGGACTCGGCCAACATGGTAGAGTTCATACTCGCGGCCACGTTGTTGTGCAATTCGGATGGCATTTTCAACGACGACCAGTACGACTACGACACAGTCGGGCTTCCCTTTCTGGCAAAACTTGGAAGGGCGGTGTATGAATACGAATTGAGAAGAAGGAGGTGA
- a CDS encoding metal-dependent hydrolase translates to MASIFGHIAASTAIGYAFFPKQVRPAALLLTGFCAFAPDLDVLAFRFGIPYDSEWGHRGWTHSVFFGTLFGVLMAGFFSLLHSRQRFEWELFLWCVLSAISHPLLDMLTNGGRGCALWWPLSAERLFFSFRPIQVSPISVWDFIGRWGIMVLLSELVWIGVPCLLLVASARLGRRKWRKVR, encoded by the coding sequence ATGGCATCCATTTTTGGCCACATTGCCGCCTCTACCGCCATTGGATATGCTTTTTTCCCAAAACAGGTGCGCCCGGCTGCGCTGTTGTTGACGGGATTCTGTGCTTTCGCGCCCGATTTGGACGTGCTGGCTTTTCGCTTCGGCATTCCGTACGACAGCGAATGGGGGCATCGCGGATGGACGCACTCCGTGTTTTTCGGGACGTTATTTGGCGTGCTGATGGCTGGTTTTTTTTCCCTGCTACATAGTCGCCAACGTTTTGAGTGGGAACTTTTCCTTTGGTGTGTGCTGAGTGCGATTTCTCATCCTCTACTAGATATGCTGACCAATGGCGGGCGTGGCTGTGCCTTATGGTGGCCATTGAGCGCGGAGCGCCTCTTTTTCTCATTTCGGCCCATTCAAGTCTCGCCCATTTCGGTCTGGGACTTCATTGGGCGATGGGGGATAATGGTGTTGCTGAGCGAATTGGTATGGATAGGTGTTCCTTGTTTGTTGTTGGTTGCGTCGGCGCGTTTGGGTAGGCGAAAGTGGCGAAAAGTGCGGTAG
- a CDS encoding Crp/Fnr family transcriptional regulator translates to MFFCEAVATLFFPNKKYQTLYEMMIETVTHPPQISYSRKPQTETPMDAIVQYISEFRSLTDAEIKGIRDNLKLRTFEKGTLLLREGQVSSLCYFILKGCVRQYYLVDGVERTTNFYTEGQPVTPYEGTFKKQPSKFYLSCVEDSTMSYGTPEDEAEMFAKFPQFELICRLATEEELGKSQNQLASFMLSSPEERYLDLLKTRPDLLDRVPQYQLASYIGVTPESLSRIRKRIMAGKRHGVFS, encoded by the coding sequence ATGTTTTTTTGCGAAGCAGTCGCCACTTTATTTTTCCCAAACAAAAAATATCAGACACTCTACGAAATGATGATAGAAACAGTGACGCACCCACCCCAAATCTCTTACAGCAGAAAGCCTCAGACCGAGACTCCGATGGATGCCATCGTCCAGTACATATCTGAGTTCAGATCGCTCACCGATGCCGAAATCAAAGGCATCCGCGACAACCTCAAACTGCGCACGTTCGAAAAAGGAACACTATTGCTCAGGGAGGGGCAAGTGTCCAGCCTTTGCTATTTTATCCTCAAAGGATGTGTGCGGCAGTATTACCTGGTAGATGGCGTGGAGAGGACCACCAACTTTTACACGGAAGGGCAACCCGTCACGCCTTACGAAGGCACCTTCAAGAAGCAGCCGTCCAAGTTTTACCTATCCTGCGTGGAAGATTCAACAATGTCCTATGGGACACCCGAAGACGAGGCCGAGATGTTTGCCAAGTTCCCACAATTCGAGTTGATATGCCGCTTGGCCACCGAGGAAGAGCTGGGCAAAAGTCAGAACCAACTCGCCTCTTTCATGCTCAGCAGCCCCGAAGAGCGATATCTCGACCTGCTAAAAACTCGCCCTGACCTCTTGGACCGGGTGCCGCAATACCAGTTGGCCAGCTACATCGGCGTCACGCCGGAGTCCTTGAGCCGGATTCGCAAAAGAATCATGGCGGGAAAAAGGCACGGTGTGTTTTCCTAA